A single region of the Epinephelus moara isolate mb chromosome 12, YSFRI_EMoa_1.0, whole genome shotgun sequence genome encodes:
- the LOC126398639 gene encoding adenosine receptor A1-like codes for MENTTAPLHLYTFHQTTSSSYPPSPFLQPFHNSSAPSFSNTTSSLPPPPPADLVISPNVAYMAAELIIAFFSTIGNLLVCAAVGLNRKLRTVTNYFLVSLAVADICVGSIAIPCAILTDVGLPRHNLYLCLLMLSVLIMFTQSSIFSLLAVAVERYVAIFMPFRYRVVMTPRNAVFVILTTWLLAFLIGLVPLMGWHKTPPDSGYCFFVFVVDMTYMVYFNFFACVLTPLVIMFLIYAQIFVTVKRQVRRIATEQSGRGEGQMKAAASMRREMKTATSLFLVLFLFTICWIPLHIINCFLLLCPHCPVPLELLLTAIILSHANSAVNPFLYAYTMTAFRDTFKAIFMCCRTVGDREALNAVSVGDRGRAAVQNAYRR; via the coding sequence ATGGAGAACACCACCGCACCACTGCACCTCTACACTTTCCACCAAACTACAAGCTCATCCTATCCACCCTCTCCTTTCCTGCAGCCTTTCCACAACTCCTCAGCTCCTTCCTTCTCCAATACcacctcctcccttcctccgcCCCCACCTGCTGACCTGGTGATTTCCCCAAATGTGGCGTACATGGCGGCTGAGCTTATCATCgcctttttctccacaatcggcAATTTACTGGTGTGCGCTGCAGTGGGCCTCAACCGCAAGTTACGCACTGTCACTAACTACTTCCTGGTCTCGCTCGCTGTCGCCGACATCTGCGTGGGCTCCATCGCCATTCCCTGTGCCATCCTGACTGACGTCGGTTTGCCACGTCACAATCTCTACCTGTGTCTGCTCATGCTGAGTGTTTTAATAATGTTCACCCAGAGCTCCATCTTCAGCCTGCTGGCGGTGGCTGTGGAGCGATACGTGGCCATCTTCATGCCCTTCCGCTACCGGGTCGTGATGACGCCTCGCAATGCCGTGTTTGTGATCCTGACCACTTGGCTGCTGGCCTTTCTCATCGGGCTTGTGCCTCTGATGGGCTGGCATAAAACGCCGCCTGATTCAGGCtactgtttctttgtctttgtggtgGACATGACCTACATGGTCTATTTCAACTTCTTCGCCTGTGTGCTGACACCCTTGGTGATCATGTTTCTTATCTACGCCCAAATTTTTGTCACGGTCAAGCGGCAGGTGAGGCGTATCGCAACTGAGCAAAGCGGCAGAGGGGAGGGACAGATGAAGGCTGCAGCCAGCATGCGCCGAGAGATGAAGACCGCCACCTCGCTTTTCCTggttctcttcctcttcacaaTCTGCTGGATCCCGCTCCACATCATCAACTGTTTCCTGCTGCTCTGCCCTCACTGCCCTGTGCCGctagagctgctgctcactgcCATCATCCTGTCACACGCCAACTCGGCTGTCAACCCCTTCCTGTATGCATACACCATGACAGCCTTCAGGGACACCTTCAAGGCAATTTTCATGTGCTGCAGGACGgtgggagacagagaggcttTGAATGCAGTCAGTGTTGGTGACAGAGGGCGGGCGGCTGTCCAGAACGCGTACCGGCGCTGA